Below is a genomic region from Erigeron canadensis isolate Cc75 chromosome 7, C_canadensis_v1, whole genome shotgun sequence.
aatgcaagacaagcagGTTGATGGTCGAGGAAAGTTTGGTTTCTACACAATCCAAAAGTGTGTATGCGCTATACATCAGTTGGCGTATGGCTACAATCCCGACTCGCTTGACAAGTATCTACAGATGGATGAAGAAATAGCAAGATGTTATCTAGACTATTACTGTAAGTATGTGTTTGAACTTTACAGGAATGAATACTTGCGCAGATTAACACCGGAGGACATACAACGCTTGTATGCTCGACATGAGGAGCTTCATGGTTTCCTAGGCATGCTTGGTAGCATTGATTGCAAGCACTGGCCTTGGAAAAATTGTCCCAAGGCATGGCAAGGTCAATTTACGCTTGGTGATCATGGTCATCCAACCATCATGCTTCAAGCGGTAGCTTCGTACGATAGGTGGATTTGGCATGTTTTTTTCTGCACAGCTGGTTCGAAGAACGATATAAATGTCCTTAACCAATCGCCTTTATTTAGGGAAATCATAGAAGATCGTGCGACTGATAGCTCATTCACTTATAAAACAACTTTGATTCTAACAACTTCATcttgttcagatataaaacaaacttttaTTGATCCATTGCTAAATCTTCATATTTGACTTctttagtttattaattttttatcacaaaaataaagttttactttttatttttgtgatcttttaaaataaaagtccatgttcataattaaattttcaaaaaataatttactaaatataaataatactagtttacccttttttttatacaaaaagtgTG
It encodes:
- the LOC122609409 gene encoding uncharacterized protein LOC122609409, with amino-acid sequence MQDKQVDGRGKFGFYTIQKCVCAIHQLAYGYNPDSLDKYLQMDEEIARCYLDYYCKYVFELYRNEYLRRLTPEDIQRLYARHEELHGFLGMLGSIDCKHWPWKNCPKAWQGQFTLGDHGHPTIMLQAVASYDRWIWHVFFCTAGSKNDINVLNQSPLFREIIEDRATDSSFTYKTTLILTTSSCSDIKQTFIDPLLNLHI